The Dehalobacter sp. DCM sequence AGCCTGCCGCTGGGCATCCGTAAAATAAGCCGGGACGGTGATAACCGCCTGCGTAACGGAAGAACCTAAATAGGCTTCAGCATCTGATTTTAATTTTTGCAGGATCATCGCCGAGACTTCCTGTGGTGTATACGCTTTATCCAAAAGAGTCACTTTATAGTCCGACCCCATATGTCTCTTAATTGAACTGACGGTATTGTCGGGATTGGAGACAGCCTGGCGTTTCGCTACTTGACCGACTAATTTTTCTCCGGTTTTTGAAAATCCGACGACGGACGGTGTAATGCGCGCGCCTTCAGGATTTGGAATAACTACTGGTTCGCCGCCCTCGAGAACAGCTACGCATGAATTAGTGGTTCCTAAGTCGATACCGATTACTTTTCCCATGATATATTTCCTCCTTAACACGTTAACATTCGTTTTATTTCCTGGTTTGTGTAAAACTCTTGTTCAGAAGTTATTGTATCCTTTAACCGGATACCTTCACTCTGCTGGGCCGGATGACCTTCTCCTTGAGGTAATATCCCCTTTGGAGCTCTTCGAGAATCATGTTTTCAGGCTGGTCCGAATCTTCCCGAAGCAGTGCTTCATGAAGGTAAGGATCAAATTCCTTGCCTACGGACGGGATGGCTTTCAGTCCTTCATCCTCCAGAACTTTCAGGAACATCCTTTCAATCATTTCCACACCCTGGGACAGGGCTTCAAAATCACTGTTTTTTCTGCTCGAGACAATCGCTCGCTCAAAATTATCCAGTACCGGAAGTAACGCTAAAATCAAGCGTTCCGACGCATACTTGGCTGTTTCTTCCTTTTCCTTCTGCGTCCGTTTGCGGAAATTGTCAAATTCCGCCATCAGTCTCTGCAGCTGGGAATAATAATCCTCCGCTTTGGCCTTCTGCTCCTCTATTTCTTCCCGCAGATGCTGCAGATGATCCGCCGGATCCTCCGCCGGGCATTCGGTACATGGTTGATCCATTTCGTTGACGTTATTCTCTTTTTGTGTGCTAACAGCCTCTTTTTTTTCTTTACCCACGCTGTCGCCTCCCTTCATTGTTATCTCCGGGGCTTTCGGTGTCTTTCAGTCAGAAGCTCCGTCAAACTTTTCGTCATATAATCGACGATAGTAATCGCTTTGCCGTAATCCATACGCGTTGGCCCAAGAACCCCGACGGAACCAATCTGTTTCCCATTAATCTGGTACGTTGCGGAAATGACGCTGCAATTTTTGAAAACCTGATCAGCGTTTTCAGCTCCAATCATCACATTAACACCTTGATGATCCGGCTTAATCAGTTCCTTCAATTTATTATTCTCATTAAATACGGCAAATAGGTTTCTTACTTTATCGATATCCCTGAATTCGGGCTGATCAAGCATATTCAAAGTTCCACCGAGATAAATGCGTTCTTCACCCGCACCCTCATTATCGTCAAACATCCTTTCCAGAATTCCCATCATACCATCGATGATTCGGCGTTTACGTGACAATTCACCGTAAATTTCTTCGATAAGGCCCTTTTTCATGTCCTGAACACGCGTCCCGCTCATCTTCTGGTTAAAGATGTTGGCCAAAAGTTGTAGTTCCTCGGGCGTAGTATCCGTCCCGATATCCACAATATTGTTTTCCACTGTTCCATTTTCTTTGACGGTAACCATAATGGCCTTGCCCTGCTCGTAAGGTAGAAAATACATGTTCTTCAGAACACTGCTCCTGCTTTTCGGGCCAAGCACGATGCTGGTTAAATTGGTAATCTGAGAAATCAGTTTCCCTGTATAGGTGATCACTTCCTGAACTTCACTCAGACGGCTTGTCATTTCCTGATTAATCGATTTTTGCTCTTCCTTATTGAGGATGAGCGGATCCATTAGGTAATCGACGTAATAGCGATACCCGGAGTCGGATGGCACCCTTCCCGCAGAGGTGTGTGGCTGCTCGATTAGCCCCATCTCTTCCAGATCGGCCATTTCATTGCGAATTGTTGCCGGGGAAACCCCTAATTCAAACTTTTTGGAAATGGTTCTGGAACCAACCGGTTCCGCGGTGGCAATATAGTCTTGCACGATCGCTTTTAATATTTTGTGTTTGCGTTCATCCATTTCCATTGGTGTGCCACCCCCGTCTTGTTTGTTAGCACTCTATCGAGGTGAGTGCTAATCATCTGAACATAATTTAGCATGACGGTAAAATATTGTCAAGAGGAATCCATGCTTTATATGAATGAATAATATTAAAAGTCGTTTAGAATACATCAATAATAAGATGTCCCATCCAAAATGCTCTCATTCAATTCGGGCTGATTAGCGAATAAAATCTACCAGAATGCCATTCAGCACAAAGAAATAAGCCGGGTCGATCATTAATCTGCCGTCGTTTATTAATAGAATTTTCTTATTCAGATAGTCTTGAAGTTTTTGACCATATACGTCGTTAACTTCCGCCCCAAACTTATCAGCAAATCCGCGGAGATCAATGCCCGCTGTTGTTCGCAGGCCCAGCATCATATATTCTGAAATACGCTGATCTTTGGTCAGAATTTCCGTCGCTGAATCATCCCACGGACGATTTCCAGCAGAGAGATGTTTTCTATAGTCAGTAATGTCCTCCATATTCTTACTGCGGACATCATTGACACACGATACAGCCCCGGGGCCGAGTCCAGTATAATCCTCGCTTCGCCAATACGTCAAATTGTGGCGACACTCAAAACCCGGCTTTGCAAAATTTGAGACTTCATAATGGATATACCCGTTGCTCTGAAGATAGCCGACCGCCCATTGATACATATCAGCGTCACTATCGTCGTCCGGAATGGTAATTTTGCCGGATGTATAATCATGATCCAAAGGGGTCCCTTCCTCGACGGTGAGCGCGTAGAGCGAAAGATGCTCTGGATTAAGGGCGACAGCCTGCTTTAGGCTATCCTGCCAGTTACGCATCCGCTGGCCGGGAAGGCCAAACATCAGATCCATGTTCAAATTATCAAATCCCGCTTTTCGGATCAGTTCAACACTGTTATATATATCCTTAACAGAGTGTATCCTACCAATGGTTTTAAGGATGTGATCATCAAAACTTTGCACCCCGACAGAAATGCGGTTGATGTCATAACCGCGCAATACAGAGAGCTTCTCCGGATCAATGGTACCGGGATTACTCTCTATGGTCTTTTCAGTGTCTTTGTCTGGGGCATAGCCATTTTCTTGCGAGCACGAACTCGAAAAACGATAACCCGTGTGCAGAAGGTTAAGGAGGCGTTCCAGATCGTGTATAGCCAGCGCAGTTGGTGTTCCTCCCCCGATAAAAAGAGAAGAAACCCCTTGCGCAGGGGCTTCATTTTCGCATAAAGCAATTTCCCGTTCCAGTCCATCCAGGTAGGAAGAGATGATTCCCGATCCGCTGTTTGCTCCTTGCAATTCCATTTTATTAAGAGGCACCGAAAAAAAAGCGCAGTAATCACATTTATTTATACAGAATGGGACATGAACATATAGAGAAGTTCTCATTTATCGTCACCCGATATAATTAATCAAAAAACCTTAATCATCCATCTTAAGAACGGCCATAAACGCATCCTGAGGAATCTCCACATTGCCAACCTGTTTCATCCGTTTTTTGCCTTCTTTTTGCTTTTCCAGAAGTTTTCGTTTACGGGAAATATCTCCGCCATAGCATTTTGCCAGAACATCTTTGCGCATAGCACGAATGTTTTCTCTGGCAATGACTTTAGCGCCAATCACAGCCTGGACAGGAATTTCAAACATTTGCCTCGGGATTAGTCCCCGCAGTTTTTCCACCAGTTTGCGGCCGCGGGTGTAGGCTTTATCCCGATGCACGATGAAGGAGAGAGCATCGACGATTTCTCCGTTCAACATAATATCCAGCTTAACAAGGTTTGCTTCCTTATAGTCAATCAGTTCGTAGTCTAACGAAGCATACCCTTTCGTCCGGGATTTAAGCTGATCAAAATAGTCGTAAACAATCTCGCTCAAGGGCAGTTCATAATAAAGGCTGACTCTGGAAGCCGTGATATAGTCCATATTGAGGAATGTACCCCTTTTTTCCTGATTAAGCTCCATGATCGTACCAACATATTCCGAAGGGACCATAATCGTCGCCTTGACCATCGGTTCCTCGATGGATACAATTTTCCCCTCCGGCGGAAGCAATGCGGGATTGTCAATCATGATCTGTTCCTGAGCTGTTGTATTCACCTTATAGACAACACTGGGTGCAGTCGTAATAATACTTAAGCCAAATTCCCTTTCCAGCCTCTCCTGGATGATTTCCATATGGAGCAAACCCAGGAAGCCGCAACGGAAACCAAAGCCCAGCGCGGCGGATGTTTCATTTTCATACATCAGGCTCGCGTCGTTGAGCTGAAGCTTTTCCAACGCATCTTTAAGCCGGTCATAATCCGAGGTTTCCACCGGATAGAGACCACAGAATACCATGGATACCGCTTTACGGTACCCCGGAAGCGGTTCGGCTGCGGGGTGGTCATTATCTGTGACGGTATCGCCAACACGGGTATCTCCAACGTTTTTAATGCTGCCGGCAATATAACCGACCTGGCCGGCCCGGAGTTCATCGACGATAGTCATTCCCGGTGTAAATACACCGACTTCGGTGATCTCAAACGTTTTGCCGGTGGACATCATTTTAATATTAGTCCCTTTGCTTACAATGCCGTCAAACAAACGGATATACGGAATAGCCCCTTTATAGGAATCAAATTTCGAATCAAAAATAAGCGCCTTCATGGGCTTCTCGTCATCCCCCTGGGGCGGTGGGATCCGGTTGACAATTGCCTCCAGGATCTCTTCCACGCCGATGCCGCTTTTTGCCGATGCCAGAATGGCGTCGCTGGCGTCTAACCCAATAACATCCTCGATTTCCTGCTTCACTCTCTCGGGCTCAGCACTGGGCAGATCGATTTTATTGATGACCGGAATGATTTCCAAGTCATTTTCTAAAGCCAGGTACACATTGGCCAAGGTTTGTGCTTCGATTCCTTGGGCAGCATCCACCACAAGCAGAGCGCCTTCACACGCTGCCAAGCTGCGGGATACCTCATAGGAAAAGTCAACATGCCCGGGAGTATCAATCAGATTGAGTTCATAGACCTCACCATCTTTAGCTTTGTAACGCAAGCGGACGGCCTGCAGTTTGATGGTAATTCCGCGTTCGCGTTCCAGATCCATCGAATCCAGAACCTGTTCTTTCAGCTCCCGGGTCGACAAGGTCCCGGTATATTCAATTAAACGATCAGCCAAGGTCGACTTGCCGTGGTCGATATGCGCGATTATAGAAAAATTGCGTATTCTGGATGAAGCTGTTGCCATCGGATATTCTCTCCCCCAAATAATGAGTACCAGCAAATAATTATAACAAATTACCATAGATGAACGCAAGGCAGGGGACAAAAGGGACGCAGGGGACAAAAGGGACGTAGGCTTTTGTCCCCTGCTATGTCCGCCTGGAGTCCATTCCAGTACCGTGTGTTAAACATAGCATGAAAAAAGGCAACCGAGACGCGGTTACCTAACAAATTCGAACCATATTTTTGTCTAACTTTTTGGGGTCATTCTTTTTTCCTATCTGTCTGCGTTTCTTAATCGAATTCTGTTTATCTAGTTACCGACTATACTATGTAGTTTTTTTTCATACCGATGCGCGTCTGTTTGCCTAACCGCCTTTTCGATGATTTTTTTACCGATTCCCAAAACTCTCCCTAACTGGCGGATACTTACTTGCGTGTCATTATATATTTCATTTATTTGCGTATTTCTTTCTTCTTTAGTCAATAACTTTGTTGAATCCATGATCGAATACTTTTCTCTAATTATTTTTCTGATTTCATCGTCTGAAAAGCGCGACGAGAAATCGTAGTCAAGATATCTATCATCTTGGCGTTGGTTCATATATGCCGTATAATCTTTGGGCGTTAGAAAGTAATCCATAATCAATTTTGAAGCAATGGCATAATTCGTGTTACTGAATGCCGTTAAATAATCCTGATAACTGCTCCATTTATATTCACCTGCATGACTAACAATTCCAGCTTTAACCGGATTTTGGATGATATACCGTGCGACACTTAAAAGATAACTCTCCGATTCAACAATTTCACTGCAGTACCTGTTATAAAACAGGTGACCCCTTCTGTCGTACTTTTCGTTATGCCAAATAGCATAACCTGAGGCCAACCGTTGGATACTTTTCCCTACATCTTCATTTTCTTTTATTAATAAATGGACATGGTTATCCATCAGGCAGTAAACAAGGATTTCAAAATTATCTTTATCCTTTGCCCGCCAAAGCTGTTCAAGGAATTTTTGGCGATCTTGATCGTCTAAAAAAATATCGCGGTCATCGATACCTTTTAGAACGACATGATATATTCCCGTACTGCTTCTTTCTCTGGCTTGTCGCGGCATATTAATGGCACCCCCAGATATCTTACCATTAATTTACATATATCAGCAATATTTTTTTATGATCAATTGATTTCTTTATAGCAGAATCAGAAAAGGAGACAAAAGCCTACGTCCCTTTTGTCCCCCTTTGTCCCCTTACATGAGCAGCTGTGGCAGAAAAGTGGCGATACTTGGAAAAGCTAGCAGTATGATTAAGCACACGGCAATGGCAAATAGAAACGGCCATATTCCTTTAAAGATGGTTTCCAACGGTACGTCGGTAACGATCCCTTTAATAACATACACATTCATACCAACCGGAGGGGTTATCACCCCCATAGCGACGACCAAAACGACTACAACACCGAACCAGATAGGATCGTATCCCAAAGTCCCAACCACCACCGGAAAAAAGATCGGTATTGTCAGCATGACCAAGGCCAGGGCATCAATAAAGCAGCCGAGTATCAAATAGATAATAAGGATCATACCCATAACAATAAAGGGTGGCATTGCCATACCGCCAACCCAATTGGCCAGCTCAAATGGCACCCTGCTAATTGCCATAAAGCGTCCAAAGATGATTGCTCCGGCGATAACCAGCATAATCATCGCGGTTGTCCGTGTCGTATCCATCAGCGATTTCTTAAAGTTTTCCCAGCTGATCCTTCTTTCTAACAAGCTGATGAGAAGTACCCCGCCTGCACCAACCGCACCGGCCTCCGTCGGTGTGAACCATCCCGCAAAAAGGCCGCCGACAGAAAGGAGAAAAATAGCCAGAGCTTCTGCCAATCCGCCTTTAAGCGCCCCTATTCTTTCTTTCCAACCCGATTTAGGACCCGCCGGCCCTAATCCGGGATTACGCTTCGTAATGACATAAATTACGCCCATATAAAGAAACATCAGCAAAATACCCGGTAGTATCCCTGCCATAAACAACGCGCCGACAGACTGTTCGGTTGACGTACCATATAGGATAAAGATAACACTCGGCGGAATCATGACTCCCAAAACGCCCCCGGCGGCTATACTGGCCGTAGACAGCGATCGGTCATAATGATACTTATCCATCTCCGGCATGGCGATGGCGGCCATTGTGGCGGCGGTCGCCGTATTGGAACCGCAAATCGCCCCAAAAATGGCGCAGGCTGCTTGGGTTGCTATTGCCAGACCACCAGGCAGATGCCCCATCAGCCTGTAGGCAAAAATATAAAGACTGGTGCCGATCCCCGAATAATAGGCTAGAAATCCCATCCAGACGAACATAGCGATTACACTTAATGAATAAGACGTAAAGGTATTATATATCTCCTTTGCTGCCATCCCAAATGCAGCCGGTACCGAAGTCAGCGCACCGAAGCCGACAAAACCGACAAGGGCCATCGCGAAGGCAATGGGCATGCGCAGAATCAACAATCCAAAGAAGGCGCCTATTCCGATTAATCCAATTAGAAATTCATTCATTACTTGCTCCCCTGCTGACTGATTGGCTGTTTTACTTGCTTACGCGCTTCTTTACTGACCTGTTCTCTGCCAACAACCTGGAGCAAAGATACTAAAAACTTATACAACAATACGATACATAGTCCAACCATGCCGGCTGCGACTAAATAGATGAAAGGATAGACGGGAATTTCAACAGATGGTGAAACTAGTCCTTTTATCTTCATAGCGTACGCAAATTTTCCAAGATACCAGGCGACAGCAGCCCAAAATACAATAGAAACGCCATTTATAACCATATTGATAGTGGATTGGACACGTTGCGGAAAGCGCCTGACAAAATAATCGACAGCAATATGACTATCCTGCAAGGCACAATACCCTAAGGCGAAACATATGCCTAAGGCTGTAAAAAAGCCGACCAGTTCATACGTGCCTAATATCGGGTGGTTAAAAACCACCCGCATGATAATATTTCCGACAATTAATAGCATAACGAACATAATACATAGTCCCGCTATTTTGTCTAAGAAAGCACTAGCGTTTGTTACAAGGCCAGTAAGTTTCTTCACCGAAATTACCTCCCTGAGCATCACTTGTATTCTTCATTATATTGATCTGCCAGTCTTTTTACCATATCCAGAATCTCCTGACCGGATTGTCCTTGTTCGTTCATTTTCGCGACATATTGATCCTGAATCGGTTGGACAAGACCAATCCACTTTTCTTGCTCAGCCTGGGTTAGCTTGATTACTTCCATACCGTTTTCTTCAACAGCGAACTTTAAAGCCGATTCATTTTGTTTATCCCATAAGCT is a genomic window containing:
- the grpE gene encoding nucleotide exchange factor GrpE — protein: MGKEKKEAVSTQKENNVNEMDQPCTECPAEDPADHLQHLREEIEEQKAKAEDYYSQLQRLMAEFDNFRKRTQKEKEETAKYASERLILALLPVLDNFERAIVSSRKNSDFEALSQGVEMIERMFLKVLEDEGLKAIPSVGKEFDPYLHEALLREDSDQPENMILEELQRGYYLKEKVIRPSRVKVSG
- the hrcA gene encoding heat-inducible transcriptional repressor HrcA, producing MEMDERKHKILKAIVQDYIATAEPVGSRTISKKFELGVSPATIRNEMADLEEMGLIEQPHTSAGRVPSDSGYRYYVDYLMDPLILNKEEQKSINQEMTSRLSEVQEVITYTGKLISQITNLTSIVLGPKSRSSVLKNMYFLPYEQGKAIMVTVKENGTVENNIVDIGTDTTPEELQLLANIFNQKMSGTRVQDMKKGLIEEIYGELSRKRRIIDGMMGILERMFDDNEGAGEERIYLGGTLNMLDQPEFRDIDKVRNLFAVFNENNKLKELIKPDHQGVNVMIGAENADQVFKNCSVISATYQINGKQIGSVGVLGPTRMDYGKAITIVDYMTKSLTELLTERHRKPRR
- the hemW gene encoding radical SAM family heme chaperone HemW encodes the protein MRTSLYVHVPFCINKCDYCAFFSVPLNKMELQGANSGSGIISSYLDGLEREIALCENEAPAQGVSSLFIGGGTPTALAIHDLERLLNLLHTGYRFSSSCSQENGYAPDKDTEKTIESNPGTIDPEKLSVLRGYDINRISVGVQSFDDHILKTIGRIHSVKDIYNSVELIRKAGFDNLNMDLMFGLPGQRMRNWQDSLKQAVALNPEHLSLYALTVEEGTPLDHDYTSGKITIPDDDSDADMYQWAVGYLQSNGYIHYEVSNFAKPGFECRHNLTYWRSEDYTGLGPGAVSCVNDVRSKNMEDITDYRKHLSAGNRPWDDSATEILTKDQRISEYMMLGLRTTAGIDLRGFADKFGAEVNDVYGQKLQDYLNKKILLINDGRLMIDPAYFFVLNGILVDFIR
- the lepA gene encoding translation elongation factor 4 — its product is MATASSRIRNFSIIAHIDHGKSTLADRLIEYTGTLSTRELKEQVLDSMDLERERGITIKLQAVRLRYKAKDGEVYELNLIDTPGHVDFSYEVSRSLAACEGALLVVDAAQGIEAQTLANVYLALENDLEIIPVINKIDLPSAEPERVKQEIEDVIGLDASDAILASAKSGIGVEEILEAIVNRIPPPQGDDEKPMKALIFDSKFDSYKGAIPYIRLFDGIVSKGTNIKMMSTGKTFEITEVGVFTPGMTIVDELRAGQVGYIAGSIKNVGDTRVGDTVTDNDHPAAEPLPGYRKAVSMVFCGLYPVETSDYDRLKDALEKLQLNDASLMYENETSAALGFGFRCGFLGLLHMEIIQERLEREFGLSIITTAPSVVYKVNTTAQEQIMIDNPALLPPEGKIVSIEEPMVKATIMVPSEYVGTIMELNQEKRGTFLNMDYITASRVSLYYELPLSEIVYDYFDQLKSRTKGYASLDYELIDYKEANLVKLDIMLNGEIVDALSFIVHRDKAYTRGRKLVEKLRGLIPRQMFEIPVQAVIGAKVIARENIRAMRKDVLAKCYGGDISRKRKLLEKQKEGKKRMKQVGNVEIPQDAFMAVLKMDD
- a CDS encoding transposase, which encodes MPRQARERSSTGIYHVVLKGIDDRDIFLDDQDRQKFLEQLWRAKDKDNFEILVYCLMDNHVHLLIKENEDVGKSIQRLASGYAIWHNEKYDRRGHLFYNRYCSEIVESESYLLSVARYIIQNPVKAGIVSHAGEYKWSSYQDYLTAFSNTNYAIASKLIMDYFLTPKDYTAYMNQRQDDRYLDYDFSSRFSDDEIRKIIREKYSIMDSTKLLTKEERNTQINEIYNDTQVSIRQLGRVLGIGKKIIEKAVRQTDAHRYEKKLHSIVGN
- a CDS encoding TRAP transporter large permease, whose amino-acid sequence is MNEFLIGLIGIGAFFGLLILRMPIAFAMALVGFVGFGALTSVPAAFGMAAKEIYNTFTSYSLSVIAMFVWMGFLAYYSGIGTSLYIFAYRLMGHLPGGLAIATQAACAIFGAICGSNTATAATMAAIAMPEMDKYHYDRSLSTASIAAGGVLGVMIPPSVIFILYGTSTEQSVGALFMAGILPGILLMFLYMGVIYVITKRNPGLGPAGPKSGWKERIGALKGGLAEALAIFLLSVGGLFAGWFTPTEAGAVGAGGVLLISLLERRISWENFKKSLMDTTRTTAMIMLVIAGAIIFGRFMAISRVPFELANWVGGMAMPPFIVMGMILIIYLILGCFIDALALVMLTIPIFFPVVVGTLGYDPIWFGVVVVLVVAMGVITPPVGMNVYVIKGIVTDVPLETIFKGIWPFLFAIAVCLIILLAFPSIATFLPQLLM
- a CDS encoding TRAP transporter small permease — protein: MKKLTGLVTNASAFLDKIAGLCIMFVMLLIVGNIIMRVVFNHPILGTYELVGFFTALGICFALGYCALQDSHIAVDYFVRRFPQRVQSTINMVINGVSIVFWAAVAWYLGKFAYAMKIKGLVSPSVEIPVYPFIYLVAAGMVGLCIVLLYKFLVSLLQVVGREQVSKEARKQVKQPISQQGSK